The following DNA comes from Mya arenaria isolate MELC-2E11 chromosome 11, ASM2691426v1.
ATTGGtttgcaggttggtcatgaccaatagatgacccatATGTTGGTACGTCTCCAGTCCAAATGTACAAATTTCAAGACATTCactgattatttctcacctacgaccacataATGGGGGAGACAAGCACTTTTGCAAATAACAATCTTTAGTTTGAATTGCAAGCAATACATTTGTGATCAATTTCGAGGAAGCTTTACAATTGTGATCATAAACATCTCTCAAAACCTCTGCTGGTTGAACAATCATGAATATGCATCCAAAAATTGCTCTAAAACTATGCATTAGAATTAGTACTTTATACCAAGAGATTACACTACAATGTTACCTGTCATCTGCAAATAACTAAAGTCTGTTTCAAAATAAGTGACCTATTTATAACCTGTCAAGTAGCTGTCTAAACAAGTAaaatatgacatacatgtacatagaaGTTTACTGCAGTTTAGCATAAGTCATTTAGAACagaaatgcaatatttatatcatgtgGACTTCTGTGAATAGGTTGAAGAACACTGTTGACTATGTACTGAGTAATGGAAATTGTGttgatttgttatatttcaatgGATCTTAAACTGtgtattggaaaaaaacatcatgtatAAAGTCAAGAGTTAATAATTGATATCACCTGTAGATCAGTTACAATTTCTTGCATTCTATTGAATTCATATTGACAATGCGGCTCATTAGAAGAAAAGCAAAGACACTTTTGCTgctgtttatattgtttattattctgGGATATCTGCTGTTACATTCAAGAAGACATGATCCAATGAAGGAGTTTGATTATGGAATGTATGGCAAAGATGACCATGATCATATTAGTGTAGACACTGATTACAATGACCCCTTTGAATCTTTCTTGATAAAGGATCTAAAAGTTCATAACAAAATCAAGGATCATACATGCTTAGAACAAAGAAACTTTGTGTTTATCAAGACAATGAAGTGCGCGACGCAGACTATGGTGCAGATTTTACGGAGGTTCGGCTACAGACGACATCTAAATTTCGTACTGCCCAAAGGGAATAATATATACATTGGATGGCCATATATCCCTGAACCACAGGATTATAGAAAATCTAGCCAAGGCTTTAATGCTCTTGTAGAACATTCTGTGTATAATGAAACAGTAATGAAAAATATGATGCCCGTTAACACAAGATATGTAACTATACTAAGAGAACCATTCAGCCAGTTTAAGTCAGCCTTTCATTACTTTAATGTtgcaaatatcacaaaaatgaaaCCTTCGAAAGATCAGGTGTTTGACTATCTACACAATCTGGAAAGTTATGAACACTTCTACAAAAGTAGTCAGACAGCTACAATACGATACTGCATTCCGGATGGATTttctgttactaaaaatatgcTGTCTCATTGCCTGGGAATGCCACTGGGGTTTCCCGCTGGAAGAGAAAATATTGCCTCAGATTTTGCTAAGGTTCAAGAGTATATCTCAACATTGGATAGGAACTTTATGCTCGTAATGATAATGGAATATTTCCATGAGTCCTTAGTTTTACTTAAACGTTTAATGTGCTGGTCTTTAGAAGATATTATTTATCATACAACAAATGTAGGAGTATATTCATACAAGAATAAGCCAGCTGATCCTGATAGtcttaaaatatacaaacaatggagCCACCTAGACTTTATATTATATGACCATTTCAACAGAAGTTTCTGGAAGAAAGTTGAAAAACAGGGCAAAGACTTCTTCGAAGAAGTGAAAGAGTACAATACAATCCAGGAACAAGTCTCTAAATTCTGCTCAGACCTAGGGGACGGTGAAAACATGCTGCGAATTCCAGCCTCAAGTTTTAGCAATGAGATTGAGATAAAGAAAGACTACTGTATGATGCTTGGGGTGGATCTGCTCACCTTCCTGAAGACCCGCTCTGAGAGGGAGGAGGAGTGGCCGGACACAGCCACACAACAACAGGGGACAAAACGGGGCTGCTAAcagtttgaaacaaatattcctACGAGTGCTTACATGATagtgaaacaatgtttaatCCACTAAGTTCAGTTTTCCGTATGTTTGTGTCATCATTGCCAAAGTAGTTAAAAATGGAGAAAGAACATTTTGTGTGATTATTTAAGTATGGTACatctaaaattattattaaataagctgttaaaaagtatttcagTCATTAGATATTACATGTAACTTTGTATGTAATTAAGGCCAATATCAGTGTCTTTAAGGCCCAAAATTTGGCTTGCTAgtaatatgaataataataactatagTTCTCATAATTTTAGGGCTTTCATATTATCATCTTCTCATCAACAGATCtgatacaaaaaatattgaaaagccTCGTTGTTTGTATGTGCATATCACTGTTTAATGCATCACAGAAGTTCATCTcattaaatgttcaaatctTTTTAAgctgtattttttatgaaaacaaaatcaaggTTAAAGATTGGTGAACAATGATTGTGCAGGCAGTGGAGGAGGAGCTGTTATATGAGTGTTGTTTGGGTTGAAAACttattatgtttcataaataaaacagtttttaattgTTCTTAAGGGAACTTggtcagattttttttcagcatgATATTTAATAAGACCgtttcgaatatgggtcatctcagataaaaaaaaaggtcactaggtcaaatattaagATAAAGTTTTGTGTCAAAATCTCTTATTCCTTTCACAAATAACAGTGATCATCCAATCTTCAAGAAACTCAGTCGGATTATTTCTCAGCATGATATTAATGACCATTGTGATTATTAGTCATCTCAGGTCAAAAAAAGGTTAGGACCAATGTCAAcctttaaacatacattttgttgcaaatgcgCATTTGCCGAAAAGAAAAATTGGGCTTTAATGCTATTTCTGCATTTACCCCTTGATTTTGTATATATAGcactgtcagtgtgtgtataccacggataattacgtcatatatgctacgtcggaaggcaatattttcacttactacaccattttaaatgaaacaaaggccagtctttgtcgcttaaagagccccacctttgttttataacctgAGTttaataaggtgattagtttcatcaaacacttcgacaaacctgtttccaaaacaatgttttgacagtgctctgtcagaTGGCCGTATcgtaaaaaggtttgtcgaagtgttataataaactaaactctcaatcaaaacttggtaaaagaccgaaggcggggctccgtaagctgcatagactgtgctatgtttcattttaaatggaaaagaaaatgaaaagttatcattgttttaagtcttcaatcgaagcaaaatattgccttccgacgtagcatttataacgcaattaatcacgtggtatacacacactgactgTGGGTATGGTTTTTGTACATGGAGTGATTTGCATGTAATGGAGCACATTTGAGATTGatgcaaatatctttatttaattttaaagcattcacatgatatcatgtttaactcatcgGACTTTTATGCTTAAAAAGCGCTGAAATATCgctaacattttttcatctgtacATAAAGCATATgtgcattttatttttgctcattaatgtcaaatgagttaaacatgataatgcaataaaataactGGCATCAACCTAAGGTGTGCGCCTTTAAGGCTAagatttttattattgaatttagATGAGAAAtccaaataaaaacagtataatTTTGATCTCATAATAAAAAAGTGACTAATGAGTTTCAGTTTTATTGGGCCTCACCAACtattagtgtttatttttgctttactgaaacattaatttggcaTAAGACTGGGGCAGACTGGCTGTCAAATTAATTGTTTAGTAaagcaaagaaaataaatagttaCCTACTTAGTAAGATTGTGAATGCCTCAATACCAGCCAGCAGCATATGTGAGGTTCTCAAGaacccactaaaaccaaaaacCAATGACTGAATGTAAGTTTGGCGGGTGTTTTCGTTAGAGGGCTtactaaatgattaaatattaatcCTACTGTTGATCCCATACCAAAATAGAAGAAGAAAAGGACCTAGTGGGTGAAATGGATAAGAATGAATATTGGGATGCGCTGGACATAATTCATCTCAgagtataaataaaacaagatccAACCAAAAGACAGCTGTTTCGAACCTGATAGTGGTGCTGTAATTGGCTTGTTGATAAGGTTTCCACTTATAGAGGAGTGGGTGTACATAGAAACTGGCCAAATCATTTCTCCAAATATGACCACCACAGTCACACTGCCAGCTgagaaattaaaataactgttcCTTAAACTATCAATATTGTCTGGAATAAAGTGGCAAACCTTGCTGGTACTGTTGGTGCAATAAGTTCAATGATGCAAATAAAGGAGTCCCAGTAAGCTGTCATCCCACACAATATCATGTTGCATTACTAATACTCTCAGACATTCTTAGTCATTGGACAAACTGGGCATCAtgatactttaattgtattgaagaatgttttcttttttgtttatgcTTGAATTATCATATCAGTGGTATGATACTAACTAAGGACTTATCaatgtttattgtgttttaagttGATAACCTAGTTGATTGGTAGAACCTAGGAATGTATACTAAGAATCCAGATCCAAACTTAAGAGGTTCATTATTAAGAAGTTATGATGTGTGATTAAATCTTCCCAAAGTGCCTCCATGCATATAAAATTCTGTCTCTCTTGACAAAATAAGAACTGTTTCAGCATAATCTGAAAATTATTCTAAGAAATGAATGGAAAATTGAATTTTGGTTGGAGGTTTTATGTATGTTTCCACATGTTAGTAACTCTGATCCATTTTGTAAGGAAAATAGACAAAATTAATGGCAACCTAAAATGTTACTCAGTGCTACCCTAATACTTCcatactattattttttattgcctggtataaatgtgtattgttactcaacattgatatttaaaatgaccTGTCAAATTTGCCAAAAATGATGATTTCATATGGGGCCTTTATCACATCCTGTGATAGCTCTAATTCTTGATCCACATTCGCTATGGTTCCCCCCTGTCTCTCAAGCTTTTCCCAAAATGGAATGTAAATACAGCCCCATCCTCGAATATATGGTTTATAATGAATTTGGTGTTATTTCTGCTCACAGGAAATTGACCATTTTGGGTTCGGAGATGTTCCAAGTATCATGTATCAGGTGCACTATTAGTATATAAAACCAAAATCTTCTGCAGATCCATTCACTGTTGAGAACTCTGCTCATTAACGAAGAAAAACGGTTGGAAATATTGTTCTATTGGAATGGTGATAAATGCCAAAAAGATCTTGATGTCATTAATTATGATGACTTCCTTACTTACCTggatattaaatgtttatataaatctaAACGTGTTGCAAGCGAGAAAGttaacattacatttaagaGATCAACCAGGAACTGTTccaatgaaaaacttaaatgaTAGTTGCATAGAAAGCAAGAACTTTGTGTTTATAAAGTGCATGAAATGTGCAACAGAAACAATGGGAACAATACTGAGACGATTTGGCTATGTACGGGACCTCAACTTTGTCTTACCAGTGAAGCACAACATTTATCTCGGGTGGCCATATCCTCTGGACGATTCCCATATACGGCCATCAAAGTATAGCTACAATATTTTGATGGAACACAGTATATACAACTACACTGTAATGTCTGAAATGATGCCAGAAGATGTAAAATTCATGACCATAATTCGCAACCCTTGGGAACATTTCAAGTCTACATTTAACTACTTTGACATTGGTAGAATTGCACAAGTCCCAAACAGCAGTATCACAGAATAccttgaaaatattgaacactATGAGAGGAAGTATGGGGATCAAGCAAATGGAAGTAAGCGACCGTGCATCCCGGATGGGTTTCCATTGACCCGGAACCTACTCTCCCATTGTTTAGGAATGCCCTTGGGCTTTCCCGAGGGCAGGAAGAATATCAGTGCTACCCAGGGAGCAGTGCAGTCTTACATCAACAACCTTGATGAGACATTTTCACTGGTGATGATTGCTGACTATTTTGTGGAGTCGTTAATTCTACTGAGGAGAAAAATGTGTTGGAGTTTTAAAGACATTATTTACCATCACTGCAATGTTGGAAACTACAAGAACTTGGCAGATAAGGCGTTACTACCAGAGGGAAAATATTACGAAATTCATAAACGTTGGAGTCATGTGGATTACATGCTATTTGACCATTTGAATGCAACATTTTGGAATAGAATAGACACAGAAGGTCCAGGGTTTTGGGAGGAGGTGGAGCACTTCAGGCTCATACAGTTGCTTGCAGAGAGGTTCTGCTTTATAGAGGGAATGTGGCAGGAGCCTCTGAGTTGGTTACATATTCCAGAGTCAAGGTTTGGAGCGGGATTCAATATCACTGGTGAGGATTGTGTACTGATGAATACATACATGCTGCCCCTGCTCTGGGCTAGGTACTACGAGCGGGAGAAACTGGAGCCTGAGAATATTTCCCAAAAGCCAAATACACGAGGATGCAGTATATGactgtcaatttgatttaaacCCATATTGGGTTGCCCAAACTACAAGATTTTTTTTCCCCAtgcttttttgtctttttttctccAAAGTACAATAGAACTTTCAAGGATGGTTTTCAgttcaaatattgaaacatcAGCAAAAGAAAATCAGTGCTTGTTCTTAAAAAGatcaatgttttatgatattatgttatgttattttggTATGTCAAActttcaattattatatatcttGTTTTACAGTCATTGTATTCTGTCAGTATTTATCTCCAGTATCAGTGATCATAATAAGCCCAAGCCTCAATTAAAGCCCTGCGctggttaaagtttttttgggcttgttgacattttttaaaccaaacacTAGCGTAAGGATTTGGGCTTCTGTCAAATCACTGCAGTATCTTGTCAACATTCTGAGGTCTTCAATAGTTCAATCCTTTTAAATACTGGTAAGCCAAATCAAATGAAACATTgagataaatatttcatttttgactgAATTTGTAAGTTGAATGACAAGATACTAATACATAGAAATCaatgctgttttaaaataaatctgtatttgttttatttgatattttttgatTGAAtcgcaattatttaaaaataatgactgGAGTCATAAGTCTTTATTAACAGGCTTCATTTAGTCAGTTAATTACCAGCAAGATAAATGTTTGCcctcatgttttatttactttgatTCCTATAAACTTCAATCGTCTTGTATGATGAAGAATTTAGGTTAAGAACCTTGCAGTTTATTTCTAAATTGTAAGATCGttttttttggcaatattttgaaaatgcataaaCAGATGGATGACTTGGACTGTCTTgtaagtttataaaataaaataaaaagaatattatttggtctcattttattttatgaatttagcTCACTCATAGACTaattgataaatcatttattatagtTCATGGTTTGGTTACATGTGCACATTATTATGTTAGCTGATTAAGCAAGGTAATTACATATCTTAAAACTTTGGATTTTGTGGgtctttttattttacaaataaataaaggtACTggtattgtcattattatattcCAATGGGTCATGGTCAAATATTATAGGATTTTGGCTCagcataaaatgaataaaactttCTATTCTTATATGGATTTATATAAAGAGGTCCGTCTCGTGCTCAGCCCTCAACTTGTTTGgcaaaaaacaaacagtaatGGTAGTTAGTGTGTGTGAaatgtttaagatattaaaCTACTACTATCAAAATACTACTTAGGGCAAATGTTCTCAATGACAAAGAACACGTATGAAGCAAGTCCCACAACTCTGGCTACACTTTTGATTGAATTGTGCCCCCTGCTCTACTTTTGATTGAATTGTGCCCCTTGATCTAGAGTGTTTGTGTTCACTTACAGTGCTGCTATTGCAAGGTTTAATGCCAATAATGGGATGACAGAATAGTAGCTTTTTCTTCTCAGGCAGCAATGCTTTACA
Coding sequences within:
- the LOC128208240 gene encoding galactosylceramide sulfotransferase-like; translation: MRLIRRKAKTLLLLFILFIILGYLLLHSRRHDPMKEFDYGMYGKDDHDHISVDTDYNDPFESFLIKDLKVHNKIKDHTCLEQRNFVFIKTMKCATQTMVQILRRFGYRRHLNFVLPKGNNIYIGWPYIPEPQDYRKSSQGFNALVEHSVYNETVMKNMMPVNTRYVTILREPFSQFKSAFHYFNVANITKMKPSKDQVFDYLHNLESYEHFYKSSQTATIRYCIPDGFSVTKNMLSHCLGMPLGFPAGRENIASDFAKVQEYISTLDRNFMLVMIMEYFHESLVLLKRLMCWSLEDIIYHTTNVGVYSYKNKPADPDSLKIYKQWSHLDFILYDHFNRSFWKKVEKQGKDFFEEVKEYNTIQEQVSKFCSDLGDGENMLRIPASSFSNEIEIKKDYCMMLGVDLLTFLKTRSEREEEWPDTATQQQGTKRGC